The genomic stretch GGCGGTTGTGCCCGTTACGTCGCACGGTCGATCGACGCAGAAGATTCAATTCACGACTTGCGGCTGCGCACATGGCGTCCTGTCTCGATCCACGGACGATCTGCGCTGGCGGACGTCGAAACACGATTGGAATCCATGGAAACTCCATGTAACTCCCATGAAAACTCCATGGAACCCGTGGAACCGCCGTCGAGGTCACCGAGCGAACGAGAACCGGCCGCAGGTGTGTCCGTCTAGTTCATCAACTGGATCATGATGCCAAAGGAATGGAGCGACGTTGCAAGCCGTCCCGAACCTCCGCTTTACCGCACCGACCGGTCAAGCCGTGGACAGACACCAATTCGACCTGATGTCGCTCGGGTGAACCGTCGCCGCCTTCCCGCAACTCGAACCCATTATAAGCCATTGGTTCTGAGCTGCTTGTCGACACAAAGTCCGTGGTTCTTGCCCAATTCATTCAGTTGCTTCTCCAGACGCCACAGGATCAGGTCGCAGTCCTTGTGCTCCAACGCCGAGCGGACCAACCGATCCGCGCGCGCGAGCACCTCCACCGCTTGAGCCCTTCGAAACAACTTGTCCTCTTCCTTTGCCAAGCGGCGGGCAATCGCCTTGCAGTCCATGTTGCTGGGAAGATCCACCGGCTTGCCATTCCGCGTCACATCGAGGGTCCATGACACCCCTAGGACCGCGACCAAGCGCTCGCGACGTTCTGCCATGGTGGCGTGATACGGCGTTCGTTGACCCGCCAGACCGACCGAGCAACCCTTTGACCATCGTTCGAACCGCCCCATTTCCGCATCCGTGGCAACCCTTTGGCTTCGCCACATGCGGTGCCGGTCGAAGTCCTCCCTGGTCAACCGTCTTCCGTGCGCACCGATGGGCTCGGATTCGTAATGGCCTGCCAAAAGCCACCGGAGGTCAACGCCGGTTTCCTGAGCGATCCGCCGCGCCAGTTCCTCGCCGAGCAGGAGCGAGCCCAACTCAATGCGCTGGATGGCGGTCTTACTGCGGCCGACGAGGGCGGCCAGTTCCTTCTGACCGAGGGCGAGGCCGCGGCGCAACGTGGCCAGAACGTGCTGGTTCTTGGAGTGGGCAGGCATGGGGCAACGTAGGTATGCCTTAAATGTGTGCTTTCCGGTTGATTTGTCAAGCCTCAGGGTTACGTTTCGGGCACTGCAAATGCGCGAAGACCAACGGCAGTTTCTTTCAGTGCTCGGACGAGTGCCGTCGCGGCTGACGGCCGAGCAGACGGCTTGGGTGCTGAACTGCCAGCCGCACGACGTGCCCGTTCTGGTCGCGGCCGGGCTGCTCAAGCCCCTGGGCAATCCGCCGCAGAACGGCACCAAGTTCTTCGCGGCCTCCGAGGTCATCGAGCGTTCCGACGACGTCAAGTGGCTTGGGCGGGTCACGGCTGCGATTTGCGGACACTGGCGCACGCAAAACGCCCGGAAGCACCATGCCACACGAAACGGAGCGCCGAATGACGATCCGGTGCTGCTCGGTGCGGCCGAATCGAACGGAGAATCGCCTATGTTAGAACGGTGAGCTTCTCGGCCGCACGCTGTTCGTATTCCTCCAGCGAAGGCACCTTCACCAAGGCCTTCCTCGCATAGGCTCGATGCACGGCCTTGCTGTTGTGCCCGAGGGCCTCCTGCGCGAAACGCTCCGGATAACCGACGATCCTGGCCCGCTCCGCCCACGCGTAGCGGTAGCTGTGGAGCGTGACGCCATCGATGCCAAGTTGCTTGCAACGCTGGCGGAACTCAGTGGCACGGTCGCCGGGCCGCACGCTGGCCAGATACGGGAAGATCAACCCCTCACCCGGCAAGTCCTCCAGCAGCCTCAAGGCCTCCGGCCCGAGGTGGAGCACGACGGGCGTGCCCGTCTTGCGCCGGAAGAAGCTCAACGTCTTGTTCTGCCAGTCAATGTCTTCGCCCGTGAGAGCGGCAAGGTCGCCCTGGCTGGCGCCTAGATGCCAGCACAACTGGTAAAAGACGCAGCGCTCGGGATTGACCTCGGCGGCGATGACCCGCCGATGCTCGTCAAGCGTGATGGCGCGCTTCTCCTTGTGGCGGACCACAGGCCACTGGCGTTTGGGAATCACCGTCGCCGGAAGCCAGTTCATGTCGAGCGCGAAGTTGTGCATCCTTCGCAGGAACACGTTCGTGGAGACCTTGCAGCCGTCGAGCACGCGCAGGAAGTGCTCGGCCTGTGTCTCGACCAGCTTGAGCGGACGAAGCGGGTCGAGCGCCCGCGACTTGGCGATGGTTCGCCAGCGGTGCTGATTCTCCCCCTGTCGGGTGCGGATGATCTCAGCGAGGACATGCTCCCAGGTGCGCGACACGCTCAACGGGTCGGCCACCGTGAGATACGTGCGGGCGATCTGCATATTGAGCGCAGGCTGGCGCACCGCTTCGTTGCGTGCATGGAGGAGCGTGAGCGCCTCGGCCTTGTCCTTGGTGCGCAGGCTGGTTTGCTTGCCGGTCTTGGAGTCCTGGCAGTAGAAGACGCTGCCTCGGCGGAACAGGGTGAACTGCGGATTCATGATGCGGTCTTTCTTCCATGAATCGTGGCCCCGGCGACCACCCGCGCGTTAACCCGTAGTGGGCCGTTGGTCGTGAAGTTCTGCCAAGCAGTGGAGAGTGGTCGTTGCACTCGCCCCTGACCGACGGCTTCACTGACAGGTGGCCCCTCGGATTGTCGCAACTCCTTGCCGCGCAAGCGGCAAAACCTGGAGGCGAGGGTCGGAATCGAACCGACGAATGGGGCTTTTGCAGAGCCCTGCCTTACCACTTGGCTACCCCGCCGCGGCGCCGCAAACAATACGAGAGTGAATCTTCGGTGCAAGCGTTTGTTCGAAATGCTCATTCTGAGCCGCTCTTCTCACCCGTCTGGCACCCGACATTATCCGACTCGACTCACTAGTATTGCTTCTTCGGTGGCTGCGCTCCGGCTAGACTCTCAGTGTGTCGATGACGCGTTGCGCGATGGAACCGGCAGACCTCCAGTGCACTCGTCGTGTGTCCCTCGTCATTCGCGTGCCTCTCGCGCGTCCCATCGCCTGCTCAATGTCAGCTGTCCGCCGGACAGGCCGCCCTAGTTCCTCTCAATGACCCGCATCGCCATCATCGGCACCGGCATCGCGGGGCTCGGGTGCGCGCACTTCCTCGAGTCGCGCTTCGATCTGACCTTGTTCGAGCGGAATGACTATCCCGGCGGCCACACGAACACCGTGTCGGTGGAGGAACCCGG from Verrucomicrobiota bacterium encodes the following:
- a CDS encoding helix-turn-helix domain-containing protein; translation: MPAHSKNQHVLATLRRGLALGQKELAALVGRSKTAIQRIELGSLLLGEELARRIAQETGVDLRWLLAGHYESEPIGAHGRRLTREDFDRHRMWRSQRVATDAEMGRFERWSKGCSVGLAGQRTPYHATMAERRERLVAVLGVSWTLDVTRNGKPVDLPSNMDCKAIARRLAKEEDKLFRRAQAVEVLARADRLVRSALEHKDCDLILWRLEKQLNELGKNHGLCVDKQLRTNGL